One genomic segment of Thunnus albacares chromosome 18, fThuAlb1.1, whole genome shotgun sequence includes these proteins:
- the nfil3 gene encoding nuclear factor interleukin-3-regulated protein → MQSIKQEVDSSESYSGDDALVLAVALQGANRDLMGHKISAMPFKAKTTCRRKREFIPDEKKDTVYWERRRKNNEAAKRSREKRRINDMVLENKLMALGEENASLKAELLSLKLKFGLVSSAAYAQEVQKLSTTTTLFQEFVTPNAGHSSSNRDLEPLHLRSSCISVIKHSPHIPETCTASQGSFSICRNTEVKQEPAENGSYAQERSSPYELYRNYMASPLSRVYSQPASFLQITRSSSNSPRSSDDGAVSKSSDGEDEQQVPKGLMPSVADPRSVIVSTHKVPDANSSALPHKLRIKARSIQIKVEAIDPEYESSGKSSSPVNVLDRGCYQTSQDSSECTESSLCPLSVQVTNMQDWTHRSEQWHKSSTETLQDGCKSSSRSLSPVSSKTIVDVKEPSYAHSDAEDLYLKQGLANLSAKVASLKRLITTQEGSVIESTKSTTDHHESLTKGCFPE, encoded by the coding sequence ATGCAATCAATCAAGCAAGAGGTGGACTCCAGTGAGTCCTACAGTGGAGATGATGCCCTTGTCCTGGCTGTGGCCTTACAAGGGGCTAACAGAGACCTGATGGGCCACAAAATCTCTGCTATGCCGTTCAAGGCTAAAACTACCTGTCGCAGAAAAAGGGAGTTTATCCCAGATGAGAAGAAAGACACTGTTTACTGGGAGAGGCGACGCAAAAACAATGAGGCGGCCAAGCGCTCAAGGGAGAAGCGGCGCATCAACGACATGGTGCTTGAGAACAAGCTGATGGCGCTGGGAGAGGAAAACGCCTCCCTCAAGGCTGAGCTGCTGtcattgaagctgaagtttgGTCTGGTGAGCTCAGCAGCATATGCCCAGGAAGTCCAGAAGTtatccaccaccaccaccctcttCCAAGAGTTTGTCACACCTAATGCTGGTCACAGTTCTTCCAACAGGGATTTGGAACCTCTTCACCTACGCAGCAGCTGCATATCAGTCATCAAGCATTCACCTCACATACCAGAGACATGTACCGCATCTCAGGGTAGCTTTAGTATCTGCAGGAACACAGAGGTCAAGCAAGAACCAGCAGAGAACGGCAGCTATGCACAGGAGAGGAGTAGTCCCTATGAACTCTATAGGAACTACATGGCCAGCCCTTTGTCTAGAGTCTACTCCCAGCCTGCTTCATTCCTGCAGATCACCAGGTCATCCAGTAACTCCCCCAGGAGCTCTGACGACGGTGCTGTTAGCAAATCATCAGATGGAGAGGATGAGCAGCAGGTCCCCAAAGGCTTGATGCCATCTGTAGCTGACCCAAGAAGTGTCATTGTCTCCACACACAAAGTGCCAGATGCTAATTCCTCAGCTTTGCCCCATAAACTGAGGATCAAAGCCAGAAGCATCCAAATCAAAGTGGAGGCCATCGACCCTGAATACGAGTCGTCCGGAAAGTCCTCCTCTCCCGTCAACGTTTTAGATAGAGGATGCTATCAGACCAGTCAGGACTCTTCAGAGTGCACTGAGTCCTCTCTGTGCCCTTTGTCAGTACAGGTCACCAACATGCAAGACTGGACCCACCGGTCTGAGCAGTGGCATAAAAGCagcacagaaacactgcaggATGGCTGCAAGAGCAGCAGCCGAAGTCTGAGCCCCGTCTCAAGCAAAACCATTGTGGATGTAAAAGAACCTTCCTATGCACACTCAGACGCTGAGGACTTGTATCTAAAACAGGGCCTTGCCAACCTGTCTGCAAAAGTGGCCTCTCTGAAAAGACTGATCACAACACAAGAAGGGTCTGTGATCGAGTCAACCAAAAGCACCACTGATCATCATGAGTCATTAACAAAAGGTTGTTTCCCTGAATGA
- the auh gene encoding methylglutaconyl-CoA hydratase, mitochondrial — protein MAGRVLVGSRALLQAFRVKIADRDSACRLGVVCSVSRQYVFPGKVAPSCPNGHGAVTRHYSSEAKDDLRVRYLDGEDAGIVVVGINRAKAKNAISKNLVKLMSEAVEDIKKNNKVRSVILCSLVPGIFCAGADLKERAKMHQSEVGPFVSKARALITELGNLPMPTIAAIDGAALGGGLEMALACDIRIASNTAKMGLVEAKLAIIPGAGGTQRLPRVIGVSLAKELIFAARVVDGTEACRVGLVSHSVEQNKSGDAAYLRALELAREINPQGPIAIRMAKLAINQGIEVDLSTGLAIEEACYAQVIPTKDRLEGLAAFKEKRRPLFKGE, from the exons ATGGCAGGCCGGGTCCTGGTGGGAAGCAGAGCTCTGTTGCAAGCCTTCCGCGTGAAGATAGCGGACCGGGACAGCGCGTGCAGGCTCGGGGTAGTCTGCTCCGTCTCGAGACAGTATGTTTTCCCCGGTAAAGTCGCGCCTTCTTGCCCGAACGGCCACGGAGCAGTGACACGACACTACAGCTCTGAGGCAAAGGATGACCTGCGCGTCAGATACCTGGACGGAGAGGACGCCG GTATTGTTGTTGTGGGGATAAACCGAGCAAAAGCCAAAAATGCCATTAGCAAAAATCTGGTCAAACTG aTGTCTGAGGCTGTGGAGGATatcaaaaagaacaacaaagttCGCAGTGTCATTTTATGCAGTTTAGTTCCTGGGATCTTCTGTGCAG GTGCAGACCTGAAGGAGAGGGCTAAGATGCACCAAAGTGAAGTGGGACCGTTTGTGTCGAAAGCAAGAGCGCTCATCACAGAACTGG GTAATCTGCCAATGCCAACAATAGCAGCAATTGATGGAGCTGCATTGGGAGGAGGCTTGGAAATGGCCCTGGCTTGTGACATCAGAATTGCCT CCAATACTGCAAAAATGGGACTAGTTGAGGCCAAACTTGCAATCATTCCTGGAGCAG GGGGTACACAGCGTCTCCCTAGGGTGATTGGTGTTTCTCTTGCTAAGGAGCTCATCTTTGCTGCCCGCGTTGTGGATGGAACAGAGGCCTGTCGTGTGGGTCTTGTCAGTCATTCGGTGGAGCAGAATAAGAGTGGAGATGCTGCCTACCTGCGAGCTCTGGAGCTCGCCCGCGAGATCAACCCTCAG GGTCCAATTGCAATCAGGATGGCAAAACTGGCTATCAACCAGGGCATAGAG GTGGATTTATCTACAGGTTTGGCAATTGAAGAGGCTTGCTATGCCCAG GTGATACCAACTAAAGACCGACTGGAGGGTTTGGCTGCATTCAAGGAGAAGAGGCGTCCTCTCTTCAAAGGGGAGTGA